From a single Eremothecium sinecaudum strain ATCC 58844 chromosome III, complete sequence genomic region:
- the HAS1 gene encoding ATP-dependent RNA helicase HAS1 (Syntenic homolog of Ashbya gossypii AGR333C; Syntenic homolog of Saccharomyces cerevisiae YMR290C (HAS1)), which translates to MVDAKEESANRSREADDSSLENAVQQPELFQDLGLSSQTLKAIEKMGFTKMTQVQARTIPPLMAGTDVLGAAKTGSGKTLAFLIPAIEMLYSLKFKPRNGTGVIVITPTRELALQIFGVARELMEFHSQTFGIVIGGANRRQEAEKLVKGVNILIATPGRLLDHLQNTKGFVFKNLKALIIDEADRILEIGFEDEMRQIIKILPNEERQTMLFSATQTTKVEDLARISLRPGPLFINVDSEKETSTADGLEQGYVVCESDKRFLLLFTFLKKFQSKKIIVFLSSCNSVKYYAELLNYIDLPVLELHGKQKQQKRTNTFFEFCNAERGILVCTDVAARGLDIPAVDWIIQFDPPDDPRDYIHRVGRTARGTKGKGKSLMFLTPNELGFLRYLKSAKVPLNEYEFPANKIANIQSQLEKLLKTNYVLNKIAKDGYRSYLQAYAAHSLKTVYQIDKLDLVKVAKSYGFSVPPKVNITIGASGKTKEPPNKKRKIHKA; encoded by the coding sequence CGATTCAAGCTTGGAAAATGCCGTTCAGCAGCCAGAATTGTTTCAAGATTTAGGCCTATCGAGCCAGACGCTCAAGGCTATAGAAAAGATGGGTTTTACAAAGATGACCCAGGTGCAGGCGAGGACTATTCCACCTCTAATGGCTGGAACAGACGTGCTGGGCGCGGCCAAGACCGGGTCTGGTAAAACCTTAGCTTTTTTGATCCCTGCCATAGAAATGCTGTATTCATTGAAGTTTAAGCCTAGAAATGGTACTGGTGTGATAGTTATCACTCCTACTAGAGAGTTGGCATTGCAAATTTTTGGTGTGGCTCGAGAGCTAATGGAATTTCATTCTCAGACATTTGGAATTGTGATCGGTGGGGCTAACCGTAGACAGGAGGCTGAAAAACTTGTCAAGGGTGTTAACATCTTGATTGCCACTCCAGGAAGACTGCTGGACCACTTGCAGAATACTAAAGGATTTGTTTTTAAGAACTTGAAGGCGTTGATTATTGATGAGGCAGACCGTATATTGGAAATTGGGTTTGAGGATGAAATGAGACAAataattaaaatattaCCAAACGAAGAAAGACAAACTATGCTGTTTTCTGCTACACAAACTACTAAGGTTGAAGATTTAGCACGTATATCTTTGAGACCAGGACCTCTATTTATCAACGTGGATTCTGAAAAGGAGACGTCTACTGCAGACGGTCTAGAGCAAGGTTATGTTGTGTGTGAAAGTGACAAGCGTTTCCTGTTACTATTTACCTTCTTAAAGAAGTTCCAATCGAAAAAGATCATTGTATTCCTGTCCTCCTGTAACTCCGTTAAGTATTATGCTGAACTATTGAACTACATCGATTTGCCAGTACTTGAACTACACGGTAAACAAAAGCAGCAGAAGCGTACCAACACGTTCTTCGAATTCTGTAACGCGGAACGTGGTATTTTGGTCTGTACTGATGTTGCTGCTAGAGGTCTAGATATTCCAGCAGTTGATTGGATCATTCAATTTGACCCTCCTGATGACCCAAGAGACTATATTCACAGAGTCGGTAGAACAGCAAGAGGTACCAAGGGTAAGGGTAAGTCACTAATGTTCCTGACTCCAAACGAGCTAGGTTTCTTAAGATACTTAAAGTCTGCCAAGGTTCCATTGAATGAATACGAATTTCCAGCTAACAAGATTGCCAATATCCAGTCTCAATTAGAGAAGTTGCTGAAGACTAATTATGTATTAAACAAGATTGCAAAGGATGGTTACAGATCTTACTTGCAAGCATATGCGGCTCACTCTTTAAAGACTGTCTACCAGATTGATAAGTTGGATTTGGTAAAGGTTGCCAAGTCATACGGTTTTTCTGTGCCACCAAAGGTTAATATTACTATTGGCGCCAGCGGGAAGACCAAAGAACCACCTAACAAGAAAAGAAAGATTCACAAAGCCTGA